The Candidatus Binatia bacterium region AAGCCGCGGCCGAGCCGGAGACGCCGAGCGGGTCGACTCCCTCGGAGCAGCAGCGCCAGATGACGGCGGTCTCGATCGACGTGAAGGAGCTGGCGGAGATCCTCTACGAGAAGGGCGCCGACGCCGAGCGCGTTCGTGCCGCGATGGATCCGCTCTGGGCCGTCCTGACCGCGATCGCCAAGGAGTTCGGCGGGACGGTGCACAGCCGCGCCGAGGAGGTCGGCCTGATCCTCTGGGGGCGCGATCGCGCGCGCGAGGACGACTCGGAGAACGCGATCCGCGCCGCGCTCGCCATGCGCGCGAAGCTCCTGGCCCAGACGCGCCAGGCGCTCGGCGCGAAGTGGGAGCCCACCGAGGAAAATCCCCTCCCCTTCCGGGCCGGCATCACGACCGGCGCGGTGCTCCTCGAGCGGGACACCGCGAGCGGCTCCTACACCGCGAGCGGGGCGCCGATCACCCTGGCCGGACGCCTCAAGGACGCGGCCCCTCCGGGAGAGATCCTGGTGGCGCACGAGACGTTCACGCTGGTCCGCGGCGTGTTCAACTTCCAGCAGCGGGAGCCGCTCCGGATCCGGGGCCGCAAGGATCCGATCGACGTCTACGTGGTCACGCAGGCGAAGCCACGCGCGTTCCGCCTGCGCGCCCGCGGGATCGAGGGCGTCGAGACCAGGATGATCGGACGCGAGATCGAGCTGCGCCTCCTGCAGGAGGCCCTCACGCTCACGCTCGAGGACGGCGATACGCAGGTCGTGACGGTGGTGGGGGAGGCCGGCGTCGGGAAATCGAGGCTGCTCTACGAATTCAGCAACTGGATCGACCTGCAGGAGACCACGGTCTGGTTCTTCCAGGCGCGCGCCACGCAACCCTCGATGCTCCAGCCCTACTCGCTCACGCGCGATCTCTTTTCATTCCGGTTCCAGATCCTCGACTCGGATACGCTCGCGGTCGTGCACGAGAAGTTCGTGAAGGGGATCGCGGAATTCCTCGGGACCGGCTCGGAGCGCAAGGCCAACTTCATCGGGCAGCTCGTCGGATTCGACTTTTCCACGCAACCGGGGATGGAAGCGGCGCTGAAGGAGGGAGACCTGTTCCGGCGCGAGGCCCAGGGGTACCTCGGGGAGCTCTTCACGACCGCGTCCAAGGCGAACCCGGTCATGATCCACGTGGAGGACATCCACTGGGCCGACGACCGATCCCTGGACCTGATCAACAACCTGGTCCGCGAGAACACCGATCTGCCGCTGTTCGTCCTCTGCATGGCGCGGCCGAGCCTGTACGAGCGGCGGCCCCAATGGGGCGAGGGGCAGCGCTTCCACGAGCGGATCCAGCTCGAACCCCTGTCCCAGCTCTCCAGCCGCCGGCTGGTCCGCGAGCTGCTGAAGAACGTGCCCGAGGTGCCGGCGGCCCTTCGCGATCTCGTCGTGGACCGGGCGGACGGCAATCCCTTCTACATCGAGGAGCTGATCAAGGCCCTGATCGACGACCGCGTCATCGTGAAGGGAGACCCGACCTGGTCGGTCGACACGACACGCCTTTCGAGCGTGCGCATCCCGGCCACGCTCACCGGGGTTCTGCAGGCCCGCCTGGACACGCTGCCGCCGGGCCTGCATCAGCTCCTGCAGCGCTCCTCGGTGATCGGGCGCATCTTCTGGGACGCCGCGGTGATCCATCTGAGCCAGGAGAGCGCGGGGCTGACCCCGGCCGAGGTGCACTCCATGCTCGAGGAGCTGCGCGCCCGTGAAATGATCCTCCGTCGCGAGGAGTCGGGGTTCGCCGGCACGGTCGAATACGTGTTTCGGCACGCGATCTTTCGCGACGTCACCTATGAGACCGTGATCCCACGGCAGCGCCGCATGCTCCACAAGCTGGTCGGCGACTGGCTCCTGGAGATCGGCGGCGAGCGCGCGGGGGAGCACACGCTCCTCGTGGCGGAGCACTACGCTCGGGCGGAGGAGCCCGCGCTAGCCTCCGCACAGCTCCGGAACGCGGGGGAGCGCGCTCTGGATCTTTCCGCGTTCGAGGAGGCCGAGGCGCTGGCCGGGCGCGCCTGGGAGCTGCTGGAGGGGACGTTGCACGCCGAGGAGCGGGTGCGTGTCGGGCTCCTCCGCGCCCAGATCGAAAGTTTCCGCGGCAATTTTCGGGCCGCGGATCGGATTCTCGAGGCGGTTCTCACCGAGGTGCGTTCGCTCGATCACCCCGCTCTCGAGGCGCGAACGCTCGGTGAGCTGGCCCGCCTGGCCATGTGGCAGGGGAATTCGGCGCTGTCGGCGGAACGGGCCGGCGCGGCGCTCGAGGCGGCGCGGCGGGCCAAGGACCGCGAATCCCTGATCATGAATCTCCGCATGATGGGGAACGCGGTCTGCATGACCGACCCGGACCGGGCGCGGGCGTACCATGAGGAGAGCGTCCAGCTGGCTCGCGAAGCGGGGGACCGGCTCAACGAGGCCATCGGCCTCAACTCACTCGGCATCGCGCTCAATCTCCTTCGGCGCGATGAGGAGGCGGAACGGGCCTTTCTCGCGGCGCTCGAGATCAACCGCGAGGTCGGCTACCGGGCGAACGCCGCCACGGCTCTCTGCAATCTGGCGGCCATGAACGCCGTGACAGGGAAGCTGGACCGCGCGGAGAAGTTCGCCAAGGAATCGATCGCCATCGCCGACCAGATCGGAACTCCCGGCCTCCGGCCCACCAACGAGGGCGCTCTCGCCACGGTCAGCATCAAACGGGGCCAGGAAGCGGAGGCGCGCAAGTGGATCGCCTCCCTGGCCGCGACCAGCCGAAAGCTCGGAGTGCCCCTGACGGCCCTGCCTCTCTTCCATGGAATCCTGAAGATTCAGCGCGGAGACCGCGCCCGGGGTCTCGCCTGGATCGGGTTCACGCGGAAGCATGACCCGAATCAGGTGGAGATGGAGATCATCATCGAATCGTTCCGCGACATCACGCACCGAGGCGCGAGCGAGGAAGAGGTCGAGGCCGGGATGAAAGCGGGCGAGAGCCTGGCGCTGGAAGAGATCCTCGCCGAAGCCGAGCGGGAATAGCGCCGGGCCCTCGCCCCGAAGGTCCTGGACGGGCTACGACGCGAGCCGCCGGGCGCAGTACACGTCCAGCGCGAGGATCCCGCCGACCAGCGCCGCGGAGATCGCGACCCGATCCCGCCGCTGCGACGACGGGGCCGCCACGCCGAGCATCGCCAGGTCGATCACGTCTCCCGCGACCCGAGCCCACATCCACTTCGCCGGCCGCCCCTTCGTGAGGATGCCGATCCCCGCGGTGATCTCCCGCATGCCCATCGACCGGATCGCGCGATCGCGACGGGGGATTCCCAGGAAGCGCGCGACCGCTCCCGGCGCCGCCGTCTCGACCGCGCCGAGGCCGATGCTGAACCAGCCGAGGGCGTTCGCCAGCCCTTCGCCCTCCCCGCCATTCTCGCTACCGAGCTCTTCGTAGTCCTCGTATTCGTCAAAGCGCGACCGCGTCGCGCGCTCCTTCGGATTCATGGTGCGTTCCATGGTGTTCTCCTCGCTCCGGGGTGGACATCTCCGTTCGAAACCGAATTCCGGAATCGGAGCAACGATCGTTCCCTTGGCTCCCAGTCCCCGGGACGAGGCCGATCCCTTGCATCGAAAGCACTTCCGCCCTCGTCCCTTCGTTCCGCAAGATCGAGCCAGGCGTTCTTTGTAGATTGAGCCGGAGCGGGCTACATTCGAGCGGAGAGGAACCCTAGCATGAAGGTCTTCTACAGCCCCGCCTACGCCGGCTCCCAGGTCAGCTTCGAGACCACGCGCAAGTCGGGCTGGATCGCCGAGTCCCTCGCGCGGAGTCCGATCGAGGGGGTAGAGCTCGTCCCGCCGGCGCCGCTCGGCGACAGCGACCTCCTGAAGATCCATGACGCCGGGTATGCCGACGCTATCCGGTGCGGATTCCCCCGCTGGCTCGCCGAGTCCCAGGGCTTTCGCTGGGACGCCGCACTCTGGCCGATGGTGCTCGCTTCGAATGGCGGCGCGGTCGCCGCCGCGAGAGAGGCTCTGGAACGGGGAATAGCCGGATCGCTCTCGAGCGGGCTGCACCACGCGCGGCGGGAGTTCGGGGTCGGCTTCTGCACGTTCAACGGACTGGCGCTCGCGGCGAACGCCGCGCTCGATTCGGGCGCGGGGACGGTGCTGATCCTGGACCTGGATGCGCACTGGGGAGGCGGCACCGCTTCCTTGATCGCCGGCGATCCGCGGATCTGGCAGCTGGACGTCACGGTCAGCGGTTTCGACGGCTACGAACCCGGCGAGCGGATGCGGGCGGTCCTGGTGCGCCAGCCCGGGGACTACCTCGAAGTGATCCGGCGCGAGCTGGACGCGCTTCGCCGGAGCGGGCGGCGATTCGACCTCTGCCTCTATAACGCCGGCATGGACCCGTTCGAGGGATGCTCGATCGGGGGGCTGGCGGGCATCACGCGCCCGATTCTCGAAGCGCGGGAACGCCTCGTGTTCGAGTGGTGCCGTGAGGGCGGCACTCCGATCGCGTTCGTGCTGGGAGGGGGCTACCTCGGCCCGCTGCTGGATCCCGACGGCCTGGTCGGGCTCCACCGCTTCACGATCGAAGCCGCGCGCCGTGTTGGATGACTCGTCTCAACCCCTCCGGGACCAGGCCCCGAACATGATCGGCAGGATGTGGATTCCCTGGACGCGGGCGACGTCCTCCCGGAGCCGGCTGGCCAGCGTGTCCACCTGCACCTCGTCCGGGTCGACGCCGGCCCGCTGCTGCAGCATGGGCATCAGGCTGCGCAGCGTATCGGCCACGTACTCGTAGCCGGGCCAGTCGGCGCCGCCGCCCGCGGGCGCCTCGACCAGGAACTGAGGCTCCGGAAGACCGGCCGCCACGTAGGTCCGAAGCAGCTTGGTCCCCATGCGCATCTCGGCTCCGGGAGCTTCGCACGGATGGATGCTCCAGCGCTGGATCTGGGCCGAAAGCTCGGTGGGAGGGAGCACGGTCGGCGGATAGGTGAAGTCGTTCTCGTGAAAGGCGGCGATCCCGCCGGACCGAAGCCGGGTCACCAGGTGCCGGAGCAGGGCCACCGGATCGGGCACGTGCATGAGCACCCAGCGTCCGGCCACCACGTCGAAATCGCGGTCGAGGTCCAGCTGCAGCGCGTCTCCGGCGACGAAGGAGACGTTGCGCCAGCCCGCCGCGTCCGCGCGCGCGCGGGCCGTCTCCAAGATCTCGGGGTTCATGTCGACCCCGACCACGCGCCCGCGCGGACCCACGAGATCCGCCAGAAGCAGCGCCACGTCCCCGGCGCCGCTGCCGACGTCCAGCACCTTCATGCCGGCGCCGATCCCCGCCGCCTCGAAGAAGCGCCGCGTCACGGGACCGTAGATCTGATGCTGCAGGATCAAACGGCGGGTTTCGCGCTCGGTGCGCCCTAGGGCATAGTTGTCGGGTCGTTTCGTCACATCCATCCGGGAAGGGTACCGGGGTGCGTTCCTTCCTCACAAGGAGAGAGTCATGCTTCTCATCCGCGAAGTCATGTACTGCAAGCCGGGGAAGGTGCGTTCCCTGGTCGAGCGATTCCTGGCCATGTCGAAGCTCAACGAGAAGATGGGGATGGGCAAGATCCGCGTCATGACCGACTTCAGCGCCGAGCGCTACTGGACGCTGGTGGCCGAGATGGAAGTGCCGAGCCTGACCGCGTTCGAGAAGATGATGTCCGGCGAGGGATTCAACGAGGCGGACATGAAGGAATTCGAGAAGGTCATGGGGAACTATCACGAGCTGGTGGATCACGGGAAGCGGGAGATCTACAAGATCGAGGGGTAATCCACGTGACGCTGGTTATTGCTTCTCGAGCATCCCCAGCCAGTCGAGAACAACGGTGGTGGGACCGACGGCGGCCTGGTTCGCGGTCTGGACGATGAGAAAACGCTGGCCGTCCCTCGAGACGTCGTAGCGATTGCGCGTTTGCTGATCGGGGCTCACCGGCGCGGTGAAGAGCGGCTGCGGCAGCGAGAACTTGGGCGGAGTCCCCGGAGTCACCGTGATGGACATCAGGCGCCGGTCATCGCCCAGGTAGAACAGCTCCCTTCCGTCGCCCCGCCAGCGCGGCTCGGCGCCGGCAGCGTTCGAGACCCTCCACTTGCCGCCGGGCCCCGGAAAGGCCTGCACATAGACTTCGGCGCCGCCCGATTCGGTGGACCCGTAGGCTACGAGGGTCCCATCCGGGGAAAGGGCCGGCTGGAATTCGTGGAACGGGCTGGCCGCGACGGGAACCGAACGGCGGTCGCGCATCGAGAGTGCTTCGGCATCCCAGTTGGGGCGCTCGGACGACCGCGTGAAGTGAAAGAGCCAATCCCCGCTGGAGGACCAGCTGCAGGGGACGTCGGCTTCGTCATGCCGGACGAGCAGGGAGTCGGCGCCGGTTCCTCCGAACGGTTTCAGGTACAGGTCGGCGAACGCGCTCCGGTCCACGCTGAAGGCGATCCGCGATCCGTCCGGGGACCAGACGGGATTATCGGCATCGGTGGTCGTGAAGGTGAACCGCGAGCCCAGGTTCCGCGAGAGGTCGATCGTCCAGATCGAGGCGCTGCCGCCGCCAGAGGGCCGCATCGCGACCGCGAGCTCCGTTCCGTCCGGGGAGACCGACGGGTTGGAATAGCGCCCCGGACTGCCGACGACGCCCACCTCCTTGCCACTCCGGTCGACCCAGACCAGCCGGTTGGTGCTCTCGCTGCCGCCGCTCCGGTAGACCAGCGTCCCCTCCGACGACGCCGAGAACCGGGCCGAGCCCGACACTCCCGCCTCGACGTTCTGGGCCACGGGGAAGGGGTCGCCCGCCAGCTTCCGCGCGCCGGGGTTGAATTTCTGCGCCAGGAGGACGTTATCCCGGACCTGGAGGATGTAACCGGCCGCGTACTCCACCCTCGAAGCCGCGTCCCCGATCGTGGTGACGTCCCTGGAGTCGATCGACCCGATGTGGAGCTTCCGCACGTCGGCGGCCGAGCCGTAGCCCACGTAGATGAAGTGGCGTCCGTCGGGGAGGAACTGGGGCCACGCCGTGTAGGTCTCTCCGTTCGGGCGATCGATCCGGGTCGCTCCCGTCGGGGTACCGCCCGCCGCCGAGACCTTCTGGACCGAGTCGGCCGACGTGCCGTCGAAGAGGATCACGTTCCGGGTGCCCCACGACCCGTCGGCGCCGCGCGGGGCGTTGCAGATCGCGATCGGAGGACCTCCGGCCACGTCGATCTTGTACAGCTTGCCGCCGGTGAAGAAGGCGAGGAAGCGGCTATCCGGGGACCAGAAGGGGCGCGACGCCCCCTCCGTGCCGGGCAGCCGTTGCGCGTCGAGGGAGTTCATCTGACGCACCCAGATGCTCTGCGTGCCCAGGGAATCGATCGCGTTGAACGCGAGCCGGCGGCCGTCGGGGGAGATGCGGGGAAGATCGATCGCGCGCACCTGCGCCGGCGGGGTCAGCTCGAAAATCACGGGGCGCGACACCGGCTTGGGCTTCAAGGCGGCCGCGCCGAGGATGACGGCGACGACGGTCATGGCGCCGAGCGCGAGCCACGCGAGGCGCTCGCGCGACTTCCGGCGGGCCGCCACGGGCGCGGCGACGCCCGCCTGCGATCCGCCCTCCAGGATCCACTGGAGCTGCAGCTTCGCGTCGTGCGCGGTCTGGATCCGGTCGTCGGGGTTCTTCTCGAGGCACGCCTTCACCAGGCGGTCGAGCGCGGGCGGATTCATTGGCGCGATCTGCGCGATGGGCGGCGGCTCCTTCGACATGATGGCCGAGATCAGCGACGCCTGGCTCTTCCCCTCGAAGGCGCGCCGGCCCGTCGCCATCTCGTAGAGCACGCATCCCAGCGCCCAGATGTCCGTGCGCGCGTCGGCATCGCTTCCCTCGAGCTGCTCCGGCGCCATGTATTGGAACGTCCCGACGATGGTGCCTTCGGCGGTGAGGGGGCGGCTCATCGTGGGGGAGTGCGTCCCGGAGCCGGCCGCGCCGGCCACCGGCCCGCCGCTCCGCGCGAGCCCGAAGTCCAGGAGCTTCGCCCCGTTCTTGGTGATCATGACGTTGCCGGGCTTCAGGTCGCGGTGGATGATCCCCGCGCGGTGCGCCTTGTCGAGCGCGTCCGCGATCTGGATGCCGTAGCGGAGCACCTCGGCGGTGGGGAGCGGGCCCTGCTGGAGGCGGTCGGCGAGCGATTGCCCGTCGATCAGCTCCATGACCAGGAAGAAGTCGTCGCCCTCGTGCCCGACGTCGTGGACCGTGCAGATGTTGGGATGGTTGAACGAGGAGATGAGCCGCGCCTCGCGCTCGAAGCGGGCGCGGATCTCCGCCGTGGCGGCCAGATCCTTGGGGAGGACCTTGATCGCCACTTCGCGACCCAGCCGCGTGTCGCGAGCGCGGTAGACCTCGCCCATGCCCCCGGCCCCGAGGGGCGCGAGGATCTCGTAAGTGCCGAGCTTGGTTCCGGGTTGTAGAGGCATTGGCGGCGGAGTCTAACGCGTTGGGCTTGCGTTGTCAGCGTCTAGTGCGTGCTTCCCGGGGGGTGTAGAGTGCGGTGCGATGCCCATCGACTCCTACCGCTTCCTCGATTTCGCCTCGAAGCAGGTCATGAAGGCCTGGGCCTCGCGGGAGAAGCCCGGCTCCATTCCCTTCACGCCGCTTTCGAAGCCGCTCGGCGAGTGCACCGTGGCTCTGGTCACGTCCGCCGCCGTGGCGCGCAACGA contains the following coding sequences:
- a CDS encoding class I SAM-dependent methyltransferase, which encodes MDVTKRPDNYALGRTERETRRLILQHQIYGPVTRRFFEAAGIGAGMKVLDVGSGAGDVALLLADLVGPRGRVVGVDMNPEILETARARADAAGWRNVSFVAGDALQLDLDRDFDVVAGRWVLMHVPDPVALLRHLVTRLRSGGIAAFHENDFTYPPTVLPPTELSAQIQRWSIHPCEAPGAEMRMGTKLLRTYVAAGLPEPQFLVEAPAGGGADWPGYEYVADTLRSLMPMLQQRAGVDPDEVQVDTLASRLREDVARVQGIHILPIMFGAWSRRG
- a CDS encoding protein kinase, which translates into the protein MIGKKLRAYEITEEIGSGGMATVYRAYQPSMDRHVAIKVIRSSILHDKDLRERFQREARLIARLEHPHLLPVYDFDGEHDPPYIVMRYLEGGTLKQVHQKGPVPRGEFLFLLRQLAGALDYAHRQGVVHRDLKPSNVMIDREGNAFLTDFGIARAAGGDKDLTGTGLMIGTPGYMSPEQARGDGKVDRAADIYSLGVIAFETLTGSAPYEHENGFEVILAHLNSPIPRASERARDLPKAVDAVLARAMAKAPGDRYATASELVDALMRALKIKPSDAPSEIRSMTQTISVDQLNARRKAAAEPETPSGSTPSEQQRQMTAVSIDVKELAEILYEKGADAERVRAAMDPLWAVLTAIAKEFGGTVHSRAEEVGLILWGRDRAREDDSENAIRAALAMRAKLLAQTRQALGAKWEPTEENPLPFRAGITTGAVLLERDTASGSYTASGAPITLAGRLKDAAPPGEILVAHETFTLVRGVFNFQQREPLRIRGRKDPIDVYVVTQAKPRAFRLRARGIEGVETRMIGREIELRLLQEALTLTLEDGDTQVVTVVGEAGVGKSRLLYEFSNWIDLQETTVWFFQARATQPSMLQPYSLTRDLFSFRFQILDSDTLAVVHEKFVKGIAEFLGTGSERKANFIGQLVGFDFSTQPGMEAALKEGDLFRREAQGYLGELFTTASKANPVMIHVEDIHWADDRSLDLINNLVRENTDLPLFVLCMARPSLYERRPQWGEGQRFHERIQLEPLSQLSSRRLVRELLKNVPEVPAALRDLVVDRADGNPFYIEELIKALIDDRVIVKGDPTWSVDTTRLSSVRIPATLTGVLQARLDTLPPGLHQLLQRSSVIGRIFWDAAVIHLSQESAGLTPAEVHSMLEELRAREMILRREESGFAGTVEYVFRHAIFRDVTYETVIPRQRRMLHKLVGDWLLEIGGERAGEHTLLVAEHYARAEEPALASAQLRNAGERALDLSAFEEAEALAGRAWELLEGTLHAEERVRVGLLRAQIESFRGNFRAADRILEAVLTEVRSLDHPALEARTLGELARLAMWQGNSALSAERAGAALEAARRAKDRESLIMNLRMMGNAVCMTDPDRARAYHEESVQLAREAGDRLNEAIGLNSLGIALNLLRRDEEAERAFLAALEINREVGYRANAATALCNLAAMNAVTGKLDRAEKFAKESIAIADQIGTPGLRPTNEGALATVSIKRGQEAEARKWIASLAATSRKLGVPLTALPLFHGILKIQRGDRARGLAWIGFTRKHDPNQVEMEIIIESFRDITHRGASEEEVEAGMKAGESLALEEILAEAERE
- a CDS encoding protein kinase, producing MPLQPGTKLGTYEILAPLGAGGMGEVYRARDTRLGREVAIKVLPKDLAATAEIRARFEREARLISSFNHPNICTVHDVGHEGDDFFLVMELIDGQSLADRLQQGPLPTAEVLRYGIQIADALDKAHRAGIIHRDLKPGNVMITKNGAKLLDFGLARSGGPVAGAAGSGTHSPTMSRPLTAEGTIVGTFQYMAPEQLEGSDADARTDIWALGCVLYEMATGRRAFEGKSQASLISAIMSKEPPPIAQIAPMNPPALDRLVKACLEKNPDDRIQTAHDAKLQLQWILEGGSQAGVAAPVAARRKSRERLAWLALGAMTVVAVILGAAALKPKPVSRPVIFELTPPAQVRAIDLPRISPDGRRLAFNAIDSLGTQSIWVRQMNSLDAQRLPGTEGASRPFWSPDSRFLAFFTGGKLYKIDVAGGPPIAICNAPRGADGSWGTRNVILFDGTSADSVQKVSAAGGTPTGATRIDRPNGETYTAWPQFLPDGRHFIYVGYGSAADVRKLHIGSIDSRDVTTIGDAASRVEYAAGYILQVRDNVLLAQKFNPGARKLAGDPFPVAQNVEAGVSGSARFSASSEGTLVYRSGGSESTNRLVWVDRSGKEVGVVGSPGRYSNPSVSPDGTELAVAMRPSGGGSASIWTIDLSRNLGSRFTFTTTDADNPVWSPDGSRIAFSVDRSAFADLYLKPFGGTGADSLLVRHDEADVPCSWSSSGDWLFHFTRSSERPNWDAEALSMRDRRSVPVAASPFHEFQPALSPDGTLVAYGSTESGGAEVYVQAFPGPGGKWRVSNAAGAEPRWRGDGRELFYLGDDRRLMSITVTPGTPPKFSLPQPLFTAPVSPDQQTRNRYDVSRDGQRFLIVQTANQAAVGPTTVVLDWLGMLEKQ